One segment of Accipiter gentilis chromosome 26, bAccGen1.1, whole genome shotgun sequence DNA contains the following:
- the SH3PXD2B gene encoding SH3 and PX domain-containing protein 2B isoform X5 encodes MPPKEEPIGKKRSGFIQRTASFLQRGADSASVDPLVLEQYVVVADYQKQESSEISLCVGQLVDIIEKNESGWWFVSTSEEQGWVPATCLEAQDGVQDEFSMQPDEVPWRYWSLPRHVGRRRTLGDLYTSGWGQEEKYTVIYPYTARDQDEMNLDKGAVVEVIQKNLEGWWKIRYQGQEGWAPASYLKKGNGDMFSQKLGSGSSAHSCALDLDGISRQQVAASREKDGLAGQRDGRFDSRPLPNADIRRKSPKMRQRPPPRRDLTIPRGLNLPKPPVPPQVEEEYYTIADFQTTIPDGISFQAGMKVEVIEKNLSGWWYIQIDEKEGWAPATFIDKYKKTSNASRPNFLAPLPNEMAQLRLGDAAADGSTSEEVTGPCRPLPEAPPNGTDCGGKWAKDWKGKEAPESGDLAFAGGYEEISDRDTEEKPSLPPRKESIIKSEGELLERQRPPPKPPGMILPMIPPKQSAALKDTKKPDVKPEKGKLFQLKNEMGLECGHKVSAKEVKKPNLRPIVKPTKPKAEPAEDKPEPIAQNPFLKSRPQIRPKPAAGPRTDPPPADDKLDICSLRSKLRPAKCPEKPSEQDPAAGENSFSNAMVSSEASGRFQERPSMDSKPLPKLDSHTTKEALPKSPLGPANAPGAREPPPQRPIVPPRRPPPPKKTGGPASGPTAELRAPAREVPEIRSSPVPGRPMLVPPKAKPFLSASIQDEAKVKSSVSPKVISKPVERGETKERTSAPVSSPDVSREALYVAVADFEGDEETNSFKEGTLFEVREKNSSGWWFCKVLTGNPCWEGWIPSNYLRKKP; translated from the exons GAGCTGACTCTGCGTCGGTCGACCCCTTGGTGCTGGAGCAGTATGTCGTGGTGGCGGACTACCAGAAGCAGGAGAGCTCCGAAATCAGCTTGTGCGTGGGCCAGTTGGTGGATATCATTGAGAAGAACGAATCAG gCTGGTGGTTTGTGAGCACGTCGGAGGAGCAAGGCTGGGTGCCGGCAACCTGCCTGGAAGCCCAGGATGGTGTCCAGGATGAGTTCTCAATGCAGCCTGATGAAG TCCCGTGGAGATACTGGTCTCTGCCCAGGCACGTTGGCCGCCGTCGGACTCTTGGGGACTTGTACACCAGTGGATGGGGTCAAG AGGAGAAGTACACTGTTATTTACCCATACACCGCAAGAGACCAGGATGAAATGAACCTGGACAAAGGGGCTGTGGTGGAGGTGATCCAGAAGAACCTGGAGGGCTGGTGGAAAATCAG GTACCAGGGCCAAGAAGGCTGGGCCCCCGCCTCCTACCTCAAAAAGGGAAATGGAGACATGTTCTCACAGAAACTGGGGTCAGGCTCCTCCGCTCATTCGTGTGCCTTGGATCTGGATGGCATCTCCCGGCAGCAGGTCGCGGCGAGCCGAGAGAAGGATGGGCTTGCTGGCCAAAGGGACGGGAGATTCGACAGCCGTCCCCTGCCCAATGCTGACATCCGACGCA AATCACCAAAGATGAGGCAGAGGCCCCCTCCTCGCCGAGATCTCACCATA CCACGTGGTTTGAACCTGCCTAAACCTCCTGTCCCTCCTCAAGTGGAAGAGGAATATTACACCATCGCTGACTTCCAGACCACCATCCCTGATGGCATCAGCTTCCAGGCAGGAATGAAAGTAGAG GTTATTGAGAAGAACCTGAGCGGCTGGTGGTACATTCAGATTGACGAGAAGGAAGGCTGGGCCCCTGCCACATTCATCGATAAGTACAAGAAAACCAGCAATGCATCCAGGCCAAATTTCCTGGCTCCGCTACCCAACGAGATGGCCCAGCTCCGGCTCGGTGACGCCGCGGCCGACGGCAGCACCAGCGAGGAAGTGACGGGACCGTGCCGTCCTCTGCCGGAGGCTCCTCCTAACGGCACGGACTGTGGTGGGAAGTGGGCCAAAGactggaaggggaaggaggctCCCGAGAGCGGGGACCTAGCCTTTGCCGGGGGCTATGAGGAGATCTCGGACCGTGACACAGAGGAGAAGCCCAGCCTGCCACCCAGGAAGGAGTCCATCATTAAATCAGAAGGCGAGTTACTGGAGAGGCAGAGGCCTCCCCCCAAGCCCCCAGGCATGATTTTGCCTATGATCCCACCCAAGCAGTCGGCGGCCCTGAAGGACACCAAGAAGCCCGATGTGAAACCGGAGAAGGGCAAACTCTTCCAGCTGAAAAACGAAATGGGACTGGAATGTGGACACAAGGTGTCAGCCAAAGAGGTGAAGAAGCCAAACCTCCGGCCCATTGTCAAGCCAACCAAGCCAAAAGCCGAGCCTGCGGAGGACAAGCCTGAGCCCATCGCCCAGAATCCATTCTTGAAGTCAAGACCTCAGATCAGGCCAAAACCCGCCGCGGGCCCCCGGACTGACCCACCTCCAGCTGATGATAAACTGGACATTTGCAGCCTGCGGAGCAAGCTTAGACCTGCAAAGTGCCCAGAGAAACCCTCCGAGCAGGACCCCGCTGCTGGCGAAAACTCCTTCAGTAATGCCATGGTTTCTTCAGAGGCTTCTGGAAGGTTTCAGGAGCGACCCAGCATGGACAGCAAACCCCTGCCCAAGCTGGACAGCCACACCACGAAAGAGGCACTGCCCAAATCTCCCCTGGGGCCAGCAAACGCCCCAGGTGCCAGGGAGCCCCCGCCGCAGCGCCCCATTGTGCCACCTCGCAGACCACCACCCCCCAAGAAAACGGGGGGTCCTGCCTCCGGTCCCACAGCGGAGCTGAGGGCCCCGGCACGGGAAGTACCCGAAATCAGGTCATCCCCGGTGCCGGGGAGGCCCATGCTGGTTCCTCCGAAAGCCAAGCCGTTCCTCTCTGCCTCCATCCAAGATGAAGCCAAAGTGAAAAGCAGTGTAAGCCCAAAGGTCATATCCAAGCCAGTGGAGAGAGGGGAAACCAAGGAGAGGACCTCAGCCCCCGTCTCCAGTCCGGACGTCTCCAGGGAAGCTCTCTATGTGGCAGTGGCAGATTTTGAAGGCGACGAGGAGACCAACAGCTTTAAAGAAGGGACTTTGTTTGAAGTTCGTGAGAAGAACAGCAGTGGCTGGTGGTTTTGCAAGGTCCTGACTGGGAATCCGTGCTGGGAGGGCTGGATCCCTTCCAATTACCTACGGAAGAAGCCATAG